The segment TTTGATTACCTATGTTCTGGCATTGGGTTCTCCTACACATGCCATTAAACCAGAAGTATATCAAAATACATGGAAGAAAAGTGATTTTTATACAAATGGAAATCAATATCTGGGCTATACATTACCGTTGGGATTTCCATATGGAGGGCCTCTTTTCTTTGCTCATTATTCCTATCTGAGTCTTGATCCACGAAAAATGGATGATGGAAAGACCAATTACTGGAAACTAAATCTGGCACAGACACTCATTAATTATACGCATTGTGTGAGTCAGGGCGAGAAATTTGGTTACTCAACAGATAATTGGGGCCTTACTGCCAGTGACGATTATAACTTCTATGATGCTCATTCTCCTACCAATGACAATGGAACAATAAGTCCTACTGCAGCCCTTTCCTCATTTCCCTATACTCCATATGCTTCTTACCAGGCTATGCGATATTTCTATCTGAAGAAAGGCAATCCACTTTTTGGACCGTATGGATTCTATGATGCATTCAGCCAGGTAAAAAACTGGTACTCTAATCAGTACCTGGCTATAGATCAGGGGCCTATCGTGGTTATGATGGAAAATTATCGCTCCGGATTAATCTGGAAGCTTGGAGCTGGGATTGCAGAACTTACTACTGGCCTGAAAAAGATGGGAATTACCACTCCTTCTTACCCAACAGGATTTTATATGTATCTGCCAGATCCTAAAACAAATGAAGTAGATCTAATGAGACATACTGACCGGGCTACATACATACTGGATATTGCCGTGAAAGGTAAGGAATCTGTAAAGTTGGAACTAACTGACCGAAATGGCAAAGTAGAGACGGTATTGCTAAACAAAGCCTTGACTGAAGGGATACATGAAATTCCGTTTGTAGCAAAGGGAGGAAAATATCAAGCTATATTATCTCAGGGGACAAAACAGGAGAAGGTGCTTCTTAATTTGAGATAGTGTGATTGAGTAAACTGTTTATCTGACTAGTAATCAGACTTTTATACTAATTACTTTTTTCCAAGTTATATGAACGAACTACTATTATTTTATACCAGGTGTCGATACGTATTTTTATCAGCAGTGCGTATATATGTGTTTGGAGTTGCTCTTTTTCTGATAACAGCTATACAAGCTATGTCTCAGAATCGTGCTGTATCTGGTACTGTAAAAGATTCAGGTGGTGAAGGAATTCCAGGTGCCTCTGTCCTGATAAAAGGAACCACAACTGGAACTACAACAGATTCGAATGGAAAGTTTACCTTGTCAGCTCCTGATAATGCTGTACTGGTTGTTGCTTTTGTTGGCTATGAAAAGGTAGAAGTACCTGTAAACAATCAGTCTGAGATCAATGTAACCTTACAAAGTTCAACTACAGAGCTGGCGCAGGTGGTTGTAGTTGGCTATGGAACTCAGCGCAAAGTAGATGTAACAGGGGCTACAGCAAGTGTGAAAGGAGAGGAGTTGGCCAAACAACCTGTTTTAACTGCAACACAGGCAATTCAGGGTAAGGCAGCTGGGGTACAAATTATCAGTAGCGGCCAACCAGGTTCATCACCTGTTATACGAGTAAGAGGTACAGGAACAGCCTTGGCTGGGACTGCGGCTTTATTTGTAGTTGATGGGGTATTGACAGATGATATCAGCAATATCAACACGGCTGACATTGTATCAATGGATGTACTGAAAGATGCTTCTGCTACTGCAATCTATGGTTCAAGAGGTGCCAATGGCGTTGTGATTATCACAACCAAGAAAGGAAGTGCAGGAGGAATAAAAGTAAACTACACTACCAATATAGGTATGCGTAGTGCCACCAATCTGGTGCAGATGGCAAATGCCCAGGAATATGCCAACTATGTAAGTGCTGCCAGTGGAACTAGTGTAGTGGCAGGTTCTGTCTCCACAGATTGGTATGATCAGATACTACGAAATGGCTGGTACCAGAATCATAATTTGTCTTTGTCAGGCGGATCTGACAAGTCAACTTACTTTCTAAGTATGGGGTATTTTACAGATGAAGGCATTGTCATTGATAATAAATACAAACGGTTTAACATTCGGTCTAATACAGACTTTACACTTTCAGATAAAGTAAAAGTAGGGGTTGTTTCTTCCTATACTAATGCGAATACTCGGGATGTAAATCTGGGATCAGCATACAATAACGCTTATCGGGCTGCACCTACTATTGCGGCTATGGAAAATGGTAAGTATGGCAATACATCTGTATACCAGAACGTAGGTAATCCCATTCTGGATATCAAAAATAATAATCAACGAGATATTGATAATCGGTTACAGGGATCTGCCTATCTGGAGTTTAAACCTGTCAGATCTTTGACTTTCAGAAGTAGTATTGGTGGGGACTTGCTTTCCAAAAATGAGAGAGTATATAATTATCAATTTAACAATGATACCAGTACGTTTATTAATCCAGGGGGGAATCAGCGTAATCCTAATAGTAATCTAAATATTATTTCGACCAGGAGTTTCCGTTGGGTATGGGATAATACACTGACTTTTGCTCAAAGTTTTGATAAACATAATCTAACTGTATTAGTAGGTACTACTGCTGAGCAGTATACTATGGATTGGTTGTCTGCTTTCCGGAAAGATGTGCCTGCTGATCCAAGTTTATGGTATATCAATACGGGGAATGCTAATACCTCAACCAATGATGGAGGCGGAGATAAATGGGCTAGAAACTCTTATTTGGGTAGAGTGAATTATAACTACAATGATCGCTATCTGTTGACTGCCACAGTACGTGCTGACGGAAGTTCTCGTTTTCCTTCCAGTAATCGTTGGGCCTTATTTCCTTCTGTAGGTGCCGGTTGGGTTATCAGCGGTGAAAATTTCATGCAAACGCAACAGATATTTGAGACCTTGAAACTACGAGCTAGCTGGGGACGTGTGGGCAATGACCGGATTCCGTCTGACGCATTCACTGTTACAGTGACTCCAAACCTGGCTTATCCCTATGGTGGTGGAATAGCTACACCTGGTAGTGCCATCACACAAATTAAAGATCCTAATCTAAAGTGGGAAGTAACAGAAGAGTTTGATTTAGGTTTAGATTTTGCCTTGCTGAAAGGTCGGTTAACAGGTGAAATTGGTTACTACAATAAAAGATCCAAAGACTTACTGATCAATGTGAAAGTACCTTCTGTAACAGGTGATGCAGATGGAATGGTACTCACAAATGCTGCATCTATTCAAAATGTTGGTTTGGAAGTGGCTCTAAACTGGCGTGGAAACATAACTGAGGAAATTACTTATCGTGTTGGTGGAAATTTGACACTGAACAATAATAAGGTTATTGGATTAAATGGTGGACAGCCAATTCTGGATGGGGGCATTGGTGGAAACCAGATTTATACGACCAGAACGGACAATGGACAACCGGTCGGAAGTTTCTATCTACTGAACGTAACAGGGGTTTTTCAGAATCAGGGTGAGATTGATAATTATAAAAATAGTAAAGGTACTGTTATTCAGCCAAGTGCATCACCTGGAGACTTTAAATATCAGGATACTAATGATGATGGTAAGATAGATGACAATGACAGAGTGTTTGCCGGTTCGTATCAGCCTAAAGCATATTTTGGGATTAATGGAAGTCTCTCTTATAAAGGCTTTGATTTGAGTGCGGATATCTATGGAAATGTAGGGAATAAGGTATACAATGGAAAGAAAGCGTTTCGTCTGGGTGTATTTGATAATGTAGAAGCTGACATGGCCTACTCCAGATGGACTCCTGCCAATGGCTCCCAAACTGAACCTGCTGCGAATGGAGGTAATCTACCAGCTTCTACTTATTTCCTGGAATCAGGCTCTTTCGTTCGTCTGAACAATGTGACTCTTGGTTATACCTTACCTACAGCTTTGATACAAAAGGTGAAAGTAGCAAGTGTGAGAGTTTTTATCACTGCTCAAAACTTATACACATACAAGAAGTTTAGCGGATTTACACCTGAATTGCCTGGTGATCCAACAAAAGCAGGTATTGAGTTAAATGCATATCCTACCACAAGAACAATTGCTGGTGGTTTGAGTGTAAACTTCTGATGTGATTTTATTGATTACAATTCCCTTAGTCTTTATTATATGAAACATATATTAATAGTAATAGGCATAAGTCTCATTCTTTTTGGAATGATTACATCCTGTTCCAAAGAATTTCTGGATGTTCCCGTTCAGGGGCAAGGTACTACAAAAACAGATCCTGCTTTAGCTCAGAATCTGGTTACGGGAGTATACAATAGTTTACTAGCTGGAGAAGCATTTGGTGGGGATGGTGGAGATACACATGGTATCAGTTTCATTGCTGCAACCAATATTATGTCTGATGATGCCGACAAAGGGAGTACACCTTCAGATCAATCTGCGCTTAATGACATCGATAACTTTACAATTTCACCAACCAATACCTTTGTTGCAGCTCTCTGGAATGGCTACTATACCGGTATCTCCAAAGCGAATCAAGCATTGGTTGCTTTGTCAACTGCCTCACTGACAGATGCTACAAGAAATCAGTTGATGGGTGAAGTAAGATTTATCCGGGGATACTATTACTTTAACCTGGTTCGTTTATTTGGTAAAGTGCCTAAAGTGCTTCGTGTTCCCAAAGATGCTCAGGATGCAAATACTGATCCTGAATTTCAAACCAGAGCCTCTGTAGACACTATTTATAATGTGATCATTCAGGATCTTCAGTTTGCGGCTAACAACCTTCCACTCCGAAGCAATGCCAGTGTAGGTCATGCTGACAAAGGTGCTGCTCAAACTTTGCTGGCAAAGGTGTATATGTACCGCAAAGAATGGCAGAAAGTTTTTGACCTGACTCAGGAAGTTATCAGTTCAGGACAATATGATCTGGTTGCTGACTATTCTACTATCTGGCGCCAGATAGGTGATAATAATATCGAGTCTGTTTTTGAGATTCAGACTGGCCAGTTTAATAATTCAGATTATGGCATACAGGGATATTCCGTATGGCAGGGCCCCAGGGTAGGAGGCAAAGGTGGATGGACGGATTTAGGTTTTGGATTCGGTACACCTTCTGTAAATCTGGTAAATGCCTATGAACCGAATGATGTACGGAAGGCTTCTACAATTATCTTCATTGATAATAGCGGACAGCATAAAGGAACTGTATTGTTTGATGGCTTCCGGATTCCAAGTGCAGACTCTGTACAGAATCTTTACTATAACTATAAAGCTTACCATAGTGAGAATAGCTCTGTAGAAACCTTTAATGGTAATCGTGACAGAAAGCAGAAAAACGTGCATTTATTACGTTATGCTGAGGTACTATTAATGAACGCTGAAGCTGCTAATGAATTAGGACAATCCAATACAGCAACTACTCTGCTGAACCGCATACGAAAAAGAGCCGGGCTTCAGGTTACAAATGCCTCTTCACAGACAGATGTTCGGGAGGCTATCTGGAAAGAGCGTCGGCTTGAGCTGGCAATGGAGCACGATCGCTTTTTCGATCTGGTGCGCCAGGGAAGAGCGGCACAGGTGATGCAAGCTGCTGGTAAAAACTTTGTAGCAGGCAAGAATGAACTCTTGCCCGTGCCAAGTCTGCAGATTGCCCTTAGTGGAGGTCAACTCGATCAAAACAATGGGTACTAGTATTTTCTATTATGAAATTATTTTTCAATCCTTTAATCACTTTTAACATCTTAACGAGTATGAAAAAACAACGAATCACATACGCAATAGCTGCATTTGCATTGGCTTCTGCCCTCTTAGTTACCTCCTGTAAGGATGATGAGAAGAAGTTACCTGATATTGGTGGATATGGTAGTGCTGATGAAGTAGGTGCCAGTAACCTACTTGCACATTGGAGCTTTGATGGCAATAGCACGGAACAAAAGTCTGGTACTGCTCCAGCCAAGACAGAGAATGCAACCTTCTCTACAGGAGTAAAGGGACAGGCAGTGAGCTTAGCAAATGGTTATTTACTATATCCTACACTTACTGCATTGAGTAGTGCAAATGCCATTCCAAGTGTAACAGTCAGTGCATGGATAAATACAGATGTCAATGGTTCAACTGCTAGCTCTGTTTTTGCATTAACTCAGGCAACATCCGCTCAGACCGACTGGAACCAAGGGCCTATTAATATGTATTTGGAGACAGGCAGACCTACCTCCACAAAAGATACTTTGGCTTTACATAGTGCTTTTCATACATATTCAGGAGGAAATTACAATGTAGGAGGAGATAATATAAATGACTATGGTACACGTGGAACTGATTTTCAGACAGTAATTGGCGCTAACAAATGGGTACACTATGTGATGGTATATGATGGTGCAGCCTCTACTATTGATTTGTATGCTAATGGGGTAGTGGTATCAAATAAGAACTTTAGAGTAAGAGACAATGGCGGTGCACCGATTGGAAATCTTACCTTGTCTACACCTACACAGGTATTGATTGGTGGATGGCCTAATACTGTTACCGGATATACAAACTCAAGTGCTCAAAGCTGGCAAGGGTTGTATACGGGTCAAATAGATGAGGTGAGAGTATATAGTAAAGCCTTATCAGCGACTGACATCGGTTCTTTATACCAACTGGAACTTGCTGGAAGATAATATTTCATGCTTGCTTTGATGAAAATGATAACTTCCGGGGATATGTTATCTCCGGAAGTTTTGTTTCCAACATATTCTTTATGAGTTAAAACAGATCCTACTAACGAATAGGATTTGATCAATTAAGATCTTATGAAATACTATGCATTTTTATTCATTCTTGTTCTGTTGGTTGTTGCCTGTAAAAAGGATGACAATCCTGGACAACCAGAGTCTTTCTATTATACAGATGTTAGTATAGATGGCAAGCCGGTTTCTGCCAGTTATTATAACGTTCCTGCCTCTCCTGTAGTAAAAGTTTCATTCTCAGGGAAAGTGAACAGTACTACAGTGAGTGCAAATGTGGTGTTTAAGCAGACGTCTACCTCTGCCAATGTGCCTTTTGATTTTATACTGGAAAATAGCGATAGCACCATTCGTATTAGTCCTAAAAATCCTCTTGAAAACCTGACAAAGTATACTGTTCAGATATTGCCACAACTGCAATCTCAAAAGAATACGGCTTTCAATGCTACTGTTACCACTGAGTTCATCACAGTGATGGATACTACAGATAAGTTCCCGCGTATCTCAGATGAAGCTTTGCTGGATTTGGTTCAAAAGCAAACTTTTGCCTATTTCTGGAATTTTGGACATCCTACTTCTGGTATGGCCAGAGAACGGAATACTTCCGGCGACATAGTAACAACGGGAGGTACTGGTTTTGGGATAATGGCTGTTCTGGTAGCCGTCGAACGAAACTTTATAACACGTCAGGAGGGATATGACAGAATCAAACTTATAGCCAACTTTCTGAAAACGAAGGCAACTCCATATCATGGTGCTTTTGCACACTGGATCAATGGCGCAACAGGTGCGACGGTAGCTTTTAGTACAAAAGACAATGGCGCTGATCTGGTAGAGACTTCCTATCTAATGCAAGGACTACTAACTGCCCGCCAGTATTTTAGCAATGCAAATGAAGCTGAACTTAGAAGCACTATCAATGAACTTTGGCAGAATGTGGAGTGGAGCTGGTTTCGGAAGAACAATGAAAATGTTTTGTACTGGCATTGGTCGCCTAACTATACCTGGGATATGAATATGCAGATCAGTGGGTGGAATGAAGCCTTGATTACCTATGTACTGGCTGCATCATCACCTACCTATTCGATTCCTAAAGAAGCATATACCAATGGCTGGGCCAGAAATGGTAGTATGGTGAATAACAAAACGTTTTATTCTATAAAGCTGCCTTTAGGTCCTGATAGAGGTGGACCATTGTTTTTTGCCCATTATTCATTTCTAGGGATAGACCCCAGAGGATTGAGTGACACATACGCTAATTACTGGGAACAAAATGTAGCCCATTCACTTATCAATTATAACTATTGCAAAGAAAATCCCAAAAAATACAATGGGTATAGCGATTCTTGCTGGGGCTTAACCGCCAGCGATGATAATATTTCCGGATATGCTGCTCATGAACCCAATAATGACCTGGGTATCATTAGTCCAACGGCAGCGCTTTCTTCTATGCCTTATACTCCGGAGGAATCTATGAAGGCTCTGCATTTCTTCTATTATAAACTAGGAGATAAGATCTGGAAACAGTATGGCTTTGTGGATGCTTTTAACTTGTCCAATATCTGGTACGCAGATTCTTTTCTAGCCATAGACCAGGGACCTATTATTGTAATGATAGAAAACCATCGTTCACAATTGTTGTGGAATCTGTTTATGAGTTGCCCGGAAGTAAAAGCAGGATTACAAAAGCTATCCTTTCAGAGCCAGAAGTAAGTCTAGTGATACAAGTATTTGATTCGAATTAGGATTGACGGATAGTTTAACTGGTATACCAATCACAATTGAAAGTAACTGGAAGTATGGTCATTGATGAAAGTGACCATACTTCCAGTCAAAGTTAAAAATGAACAGAGTTCGAATATTCTTGAAACACAACCAGTATTCCAGTCAAAAATAAAAGTGACCGGAACTCCAGTCATTCTTAAAAGTGAACATAGTTCCAGTCATTTTGTAAACTGATTCGAAATATGATCGCTTGTCTCGCTGAATAGTTGCCCGATGATATAGTCTTCAATTACAATTTTGACCAAAGTTCCAGTCACTAGGGAGCATACTTCTAACTCTGGTTACTATTCCTGCAATTGCTGAAAGATAGGGGAATATCCTCCATCCAAAATTCTATAGACTTTACTTAGTGGTGGGTTTCCACTCAATTGCATCTACCTGTCCTCGGCGTGGTTGAAACGTAATGGAAATCACATGACCGGCACGACGAACTGTTATTGTAACTGGCAGTGTATAACTACTATACGTTGGGTTGATAGCGATAGTAGTTGCTATTTCGTCTTCTTCCAGCAAACCTGCTTTTTCTGCTGCCGAACCTTTTACCAATCCTTTGATCTTTTCACCTGCCCGAACATTTTTAGGACTTTCAAATCCTAAATCAAATAGGCCGGCTTTTATAGTTTCACTAATTTCCCTTTAAGCTTGCGAAGCTTTGCATCAAGATTGGCAAAATAGTGAGCACCCCGTGAATAGCCCAGGCTCCAGGCATTGCTGCCTGACCATTTTATGGCAGGAATGTCTTTCTCGGGTATTTCGTGGTATGCATTCGTATAATACAAGGCAGATTCTTCATTGACAAGTTCACGATATTGTTTTGCAGTATACAACCCGGCTTCAAAAGGAATCTTGATTGCCAGATAGTCTGCAATTCCTTCATTGTACCAGTCATCAATTCCTTTTTTTGGAGATGATAAACCAAGTAAAAAGGCATGCACCATCTCATGTGCAACCAATGAAGGCAATTCCGGATCAGTTATTGATTGAGTAGGAGGGAGATAAATCAGGAAAGAGCCATGAGCGGCAACTCCACTTTGTAACGGTCTGCCTTCATAGGTTCGTATCAGAAAACGGAAGGGCTCGTCAACTGATCCATTTAATCTTTTCCTTAACTGCTCGTATGTTTTTTGTGACCAGTCGCCTAAGGCCTGAATCTCATTGGATGTACGCCCCAGTGCATACATGCTAAAATCTGTATTTTCTGTATTGGCTGGATATACAGACTTCTTGCCTGCCAGGAACTGACAGAAAAGAACAGTTTGAAAAGAGTCTTTAACGGTACAATTACCCATACCTGCTGTACTGATAGCCGTATGTCCTGTGGGTAGTTGCCAATGTAATTGTACTTGTACTGAATCTCCCGGATCGGGTAATAACAAGAAACTACCCAATGTGCCTGAAAGTCCTCCCCCAGCAGCTTGTAAATCTACATGAGGACCTCTTTTGGCTGGAAAAGGGATTGCAACAGGTACATAGTAACTAACTTTAACCGCTCCGGAAGCCTGTCTGAATGCTGACCATTGCTGCATTACCAGATCATGTTTGGTTACTGTTGGTTTATTAAAAGATATTTGTCCAAGAGCATCGTATACTTTTAAGCTGGTCACTTGATCTGTGCTACGTTGCAGAAAAGGCTCCATCTTATAGTATAAAAGATCTAGCTTAGGTTTGGATTGAGTATATGTTGAAGGTAGCGTGTAGGAAACTTCTATTCCTGTTGCAATACCTTTTGCATCATACCTGGGCTTTAGATAAATCTCAAACTGTGAGAGTTCAGTAAGAGGCTGTGCAAAGAGGTTATCAAAGCCAGTTACAATCATAATACAGAGTAAAGCAATAGCTTGTTTTAGAAGGAATAGTTTGTACATAAAGGAAGTAGAGGTGGTTATGTATGGTAAAGATGAAGCTTAAATCTAGGTATTAACTCAGTAATCTGAAAGTAAGTTACTGTTTCTCCATATGCTATATCTGCCCCTTATCTGTAACTATACTCCGGAATATGATTTTTTTAATAAGATATCAGACAATGGGTTGACTGACATACTGTTAGGCATGAGAAAGTAATTCCTCAAAAACAGGAACCGATGTAATAATTCTTCCTCTCGTTTCCTTCTTTGTCAGAAAAATTGTAGGCAATAAGGGTTAGTACTGTTTTTTTTCTGCTTAAAGGCAACAGATTAAGTGGTTTAAGGATCAAATGTACACTATGATCCAAAATCATACATCCTGTATCAAAGGGTTCATTATCACCGATATATCCTGAAGCTTGGGAGTATCTTTGTTAGAAGAATCTGAAGTAGTTAGGTGTCCGCGGAATAACTACGGATTCACAAGCAAACCAACATGTCTTTAAAGTTTTATTGGGTTTAGTATGATCATGTAATACGAAATGAAAAACTATTTTTTGATTGTTGCGCTTTTGATAGCTGTTGTTGCTCAAGCGAAAAGACCAGTTATGCAGACCTGGTATGTAGGAGAAATAACTTTGTTAAATAATGAGGTGCTCGAAAGAGAGTTGCGATATGATGCTTATACAGACTTGCTACAGGTAAAAGAGAATGGAACGATTAAGGTATATTCTGCAAGACAAGTGAGTTCTTTTGCTTTTTTTGATATCTACAGTAATTCCAAACGGCAGTTTGTTAGTCTGATGCAGACTACACGATTTCGGAAATCCCGCATGTTTTTTGAAAATGTGATAAGTGGAGAGTTAAAGCTGATTCGTCGGGTGCGATCTGCTGGTGCTGCCAGACGAATTGTAGAGGAGACTACTGATTCCTGGTTTGATAAACACAATATATACGATTATTATATTTATACTGATAACAGGTTTATTTCTACGAGACAGTTTTATAAAGAGATATACGAGCGTATTATGGTTGAGTTTAAAAAGCCTTTGGATATCTTTATCAAAAGCCGTAATATCAATTTGAATACACAATACGGTCAGTTTGTGTTGATTAATCAGTATAATATTCTTAAAAACTCAGCTACTGTAGGACATTTCTGAGTATAATATACTACAGGCCACAGTAGATATGTGACCTGTAGTACACTTTAGAAAATCGCTTATACAGAAAGGATGCTTGTTCCATCCTCAATACTTACCTTGTACATTTTCAGATCAAGACCCATCGCAATTTTGTACGCTTTCTGAATGCGTTCAAATAGATCATCTACAGCATCTGCCTTTATAATATTAATCGTGCAGCCTCCAAAGCCGCCACCCATCATGCGGGCCCCTAATACACTTTTTTCGGTAGTAGTAAAGGAAACCAGATAATCCAGTTCCTTACAACTTACTTCATACATATCCCGCAAGCCATTGTGTGAGCCGTACATACGTTGTCCGAATGTCTCCAGATCACCACGCTTCAAGTCTTCACAAGCTGCTAGTAAACGTTCATTTTCCTGAACTACATACAGACAACGAACAAAAATAAGTGGATCAAACTTTCTCTGATGTGTAAGCAACATTTCTTCTGATACATCACGCAGGCTATGGATATCAGATTCCAGTGTTTGGAGAAGGGCAACGCCTGCTTCACATTCCTGGCGTCGGGTATTGTACTCACTGGACGCCAACGAATGTTTTACTCCTGTATCAAACAATACTATTTGATAATCTGCTAAATCCAATGGAAAGTATTCGTAGTCAAGGGAGCGACAATCCAGACGGATCACCTCATTGTGTTTTCCGAAGGCACTGGCAAACATATCCATAATACCACACTGTAGTCCCACAAACTCATTTTCAGACCTTTGTGCCATTCGGGTCAGGGTTAGCTTATCTAACGGAATATTGAATAGATGGGCAAGTCCCCAGCCTGTAGCGCATTCCAATGCTGCAGAAGATGACATACCGCCACCTGCCGGAACATCTCCGCTAACCACACAGTTAAAGGCAGGAATTGAGTGTCCCATTTTTTGAAACTGTTCTACGATACCCAACAAATAATTTGGCCAGTTTTTGGGAGATGGCTGTAATACATCCAGTGTGGTTGTAAATTCATCTGAAAAATCTGCTGCAAACCAGTGGCAGGTAGCATCAGTACTGGCACTGAGTGTGATATAAATAGCTTTGTCTGTTGCTGCTGGTAAAACAAAGCCATTGTTATAATCGGTATGTTCTCCAATAAGATTTATACGGCCTGGCGAACGTACAATGAGTGGCTTCTGGTTGAAGCGGGATTCATGTATCTGAGAAATATGTAATGGTATGTTCATAAAGTTTTATTTCCTTAGACTGCAAACTTAACCTGTGAGAAGGGCTTAATCAAAGAAAAAGATATTTTAAAGTGTAAATAAAAGCTTAGATAAGCTAGATACTTGATTTTTAAGCAGATTTAAGAGATATTTGAATTTAAACCGCTTACTAAATTGGACTTACATGCAATTGTCCCCTAATTCTGAACCGGCTGCCACAGATGCAGGAGTAAATCTGACTGCACTACGGGATAGCTTTTATGCTTTTAGCAATGTTGAACGGAACACTGTAGCTGCTCTTGAGAATTATGTGTTGAGGGGTTTACCCCAACAACGTAGTAGCGTGATAATTGGATGTCGTGAGTCATTTCTGGTATTGCATCTGGCAAAA is part of the Xanthocytophaga agilis genome and harbors:
- a CDS encoding LamG-like jellyroll fold domain-containing protein, translating into MKKQRITYAIAAFALASALLVTSCKDDEKKLPDIGGYGSADEVGASNLLAHWSFDGNSTEQKSGTAPAKTENATFSTGVKGQAVSLANGYLLYPTLTALSSANAIPSVTVSAWINTDVNGSTASSVFALTQATSAQTDWNQGPINMYLETGRPTSTKDTLALHSAFHTYSGGNYNVGGDNINDYGTRGTDFQTVIGANKWVHYVMVYDGAASTIDLYANGVVVSNKNFRVRDNGGAPIGNLTLSTPTQVLIGGWPNTVTGYTNSSAQSWQGLYTGQIDEVRVYSKALSATDIGSLYQLELAGR
- a CDS encoding RagB/SusD family nutrient uptake outer membrane protein, yielding MKHILIVIGISLILFGMITSCSKEFLDVPVQGQGTTKTDPALAQNLVTGVYNSLLAGEAFGGDGGDTHGISFIAATNIMSDDADKGSTPSDQSALNDIDNFTISPTNTFVAALWNGYYTGISKANQALVALSTASLTDATRNQLMGEVRFIRGYYYFNLVRLFGKVPKVLRVPKDAQDANTDPEFQTRASVDTIYNVIIQDLQFAANNLPLRSNASVGHADKGAAQTLLAKVYMYRKEWQKVFDLTQEVISSGQYDLVADYSTIWRQIGDNNIESVFEIQTGQFNNSDYGIQGYSVWQGPRVGGKGGWTDLGFGFGTPSVNLVNAYEPNDVRKASTIIFIDNSGQHKGTVLFDGFRIPSADSVQNLYYNYKAYHSENSSVETFNGNRDRKQKNVHLLRYAEVLLMNAEAANELGQSNTATTLLNRIRKRAGLQVTNASSQTDVREAIWKERRLELAMEHDRFFDLVRQGRAAQVMQAAGKNFVAGKNELLPVPSLQIALSGGQLDQNNGY
- a CDS encoding glucoamylase family protein; the encoded protein is METVQKATFKYFWDFAHPVSGMTPERTATPTIVTSGGTGFGVMCLVVGVQRGWITREQAVSHLTKMTKFLSAADRFHGAWSHWLDGRTGKVVPFGEKDNGGDLVETAYLVNGLLVARAYFDQQNPQETQLRDQITKLWETVEWDWYASHGDGHLYWHWSPNYEWAMNMPIRGYNECLITYVLALGSPTHAIKPEVYQNTWKKSDFYTNGNQYLGYTLPLGFPYGGPLFFAHYSYLSLDPRKMDDGKTNYWKLNLAQTLINYTHCVSQGEKFGYSTDNWGLTASDDYNFYDAHSPTNDNGTISPTAALSSFPYTPYASYQAMRYFYLKKGNPLFGPYGFYDAFSQVKNWYSNQYLAIDQGPIVVMMENYRSGLIWKLGAGIAELTTGLKKMGITTPSYPTGFYMYLPDPKTNEVDLMRHTDRATYILDIAVKGKESVKLELTDRNGKVETVLLNKALTEGIHEIPFVAKGGKYQAILSQGTKQEKVLLNLR
- a CDS encoding TonB-dependent receptor translates to MNELLLFYTRCRYVFLSAVRIYVFGVALFLITAIQAMSQNRAVSGTVKDSGGEGIPGASVLIKGTTTGTTTDSNGKFTLSAPDNAVLVVAFVGYEKVEVPVNNQSEINVTLQSSTTELAQVVVVGYGTQRKVDVTGATASVKGEELAKQPVLTATQAIQGKAAGVQIISSGQPGSSPVIRVRGTGTALAGTAALFVVDGVLTDDISNINTADIVSMDVLKDASATAIYGSRGANGVVIITTKKGSAGGIKVNYTTNIGMRSATNLVQMANAQEYANYVSAASGTSVVAGSVSTDWYDQILRNGWYQNHNLSLSGGSDKSTYFLSMGYFTDEGIVIDNKYKRFNIRSNTDFTLSDKVKVGVVSSYTNANTRDVNLGSAYNNAYRAAPTIAAMENGKYGNTSVYQNVGNPILDIKNNNQRDIDNRLQGSAYLEFKPVRSLTFRSSIGGDLLSKNERVYNYQFNNDTSTFINPGGNQRNPNSNLNIISTRSFRWVWDNTLTFAQSFDKHNLTVLVGTTAEQYTMDWLSAFRKDVPADPSLWYINTGNANTSTNDGGGDKWARNSYLGRVNYNYNDRYLLTATVRADGSSRFPSSNRWALFPSVGAGWVISGENFMQTQQIFETLKLRASWGRVGNDRIPSDAFTVTVTPNLAYPYGGGIATPGSAITQIKDPNLKWEVTEEFDLGLDFALLKGRLTGEIGYYNKRSKDLLINVKVPSVTGDADGMVLTNAASIQNVGLEVALNWRGNITEEITYRVGGNLTLNNNKVIGLNGGQPILDGGIGGNQIYTTRTDNGQPVGSFYLLNVTGVFQNQGEIDNYKNSKGTVIQPSASPGDFKYQDTNDDGKIDDNDRVFAGSYQPKAYFGINGSLSYKGFDLSADIYGNVGNKVYNGKKAFRLGVFDNVEADMAYSRWTPANGSQTEPAANGGNLPASTYFLESGSFVRLNNVTLGYTLPTALIQKVKVASVRVFITAQNLYTYKKFSGFTPELPGDPTKAGIELNAYPTTRTIAGGLSVNF